A region of Mycolicibacterium brumae DNA encodes the following proteins:
- a CDS encoding SGNH/GDSL hydrolase family protein: MPAAADRVKAVPLLSVMLLVLGLLAVASPRSVSNIHYRTNGVSYTLDVPDGAEYVALGDSYASSGSKSRRLPFDGCARNPDDLGYVVAELLQPASFTDRSCAGAAIASISQVDPERPEVSPQIDAVGPSTRLVTMSLGANSMEFGPLIVNCFIKPNTGLCQFVSTVNLPGSDSYEAIRARYREAVELVAGRAAADADVVLVGYLPLHAESGPIDSSCLAATGDSIENIAAWRIYHRTLNQLVSDVASDTGAIYVEAPGDHPLCAPDPYVAGEQANDPANGIDAYGLHPTVEGQRELGRLVADRIRALRNPAAPAQIGAR; encoded by the coding sequence ATGCCCGCCGCCGCCGACCGCGTCAAAGCGGTCCCGCTGCTGTCGGTGATGCTGCTGGTCCTGGGCCTGCTGGCGGTCGCGTCGCCGCGCTCGGTCAGCAATATCCACTACCGGACCAACGGCGTCAGCTACACCCTGGACGTGCCCGACGGCGCGGAGTACGTGGCGCTCGGCGACTCGTACGCCTCCTCGGGCTCCAAATCCCGGCGGCTGCCCTTCGACGGCTGCGCCCGCAACCCCGACGACCTCGGCTACGTGGTGGCCGAACTTCTACAGCCAGCCAGTTTCACCGACCGGTCCTGCGCCGGCGCCGCGATCGCCTCGATCAGCCAGGTGGACCCCGAGCGGCCGGAGGTGAGCCCGCAGATCGACGCCGTCGGCCCGTCGACCCGGCTCGTCACCATGTCGCTAGGCGCCAACAGCATGGAGTTCGGCCCGCTGATCGTGAACTGCTTCATCAAGCCGAACACCGGGCTGTGCCAGTTCGTCTCCACCGTCAACCTGCCCGGCAGCGACAGCTACGAGGCGATCCGCGCCCGCTACCGCGAGGCCGTCGAACTCGTGGCCGGCCGCGCCGCCGCCGACGCCGACGTGGTGCTGGTCGGGTATCTGCCGCTGCACGCCGAATCCGGCCCGATCGACAGCAGCTGCCTGGCCGCCACCGGCGACTCCATCGAGAACATCGCCGCCTGGCGGATCTACCACCGCACGCTGAACCAGCTGGTCAGCGACGTCGCCTCGGACACCGGAGCGATCTACGTGGAGGCCCCGGGCGATCACCCGCTGTGCGCCCCGGACCCCTACGTCGCGGGCGAACAGGCCAACGACCCGGCCAACGGCATCGACGCCTACGGCCTGCACCCCACCGTCGAAGGCCAGCGCGAACTCGGCCGGCTGGTCGCCGACCGGATCCGCGCGCTGCGCAATCCGGCCGCCCCCGCGCAGATCGGCGCGCGCTAG
- the tsf gene encoding translation elongation factor Ts: MANYTAADVKKLRELTGSGMMDCKNALAESDGDFDKAVEVLRIKGAKDVGKRAERATAEGLVAAKDGALIELNSETDFVAKNAEFQALADAIVDAAVASEANDVDTLLAAKIGDQTVEEAIGALSAKIGEKLVLRRAAYFGGTVEPYLHKRAADLPPAVGVLVEYTGDDSDAAHAAALQIAALKARYLTRDDVPEDVVANERRIAEETAKAEGKPEAALPKITEGRVNGFFKDVVLLDQPSVSDNKKTVKNLLDDAGVTVTRFVRFEVGQQ; encoded by the coding sequence ATGGCTAACTACACCGCCGCCGACGTCAAGAAGCTCCGCGAGCTGACCGGCTCCGGGATGATGGACTGCAAGAACGCCCTGGCCGAGTCCGACGGCGACTTCGACAAGGCCGTCGAGGTGCTGCGCATCAAGGGCGCCAAGGACGTCGGCAAGCGCGCCGAGCGCGCCACCGCCGAGGGCCTGGTCGCCGCCAAGGACGGCGCGCTGATCGAGCTCAACTCCGAGACCGACTTCGTCGCCAAGAACGCCGAGTTCCAGGCGCTGGCCGACGCGATCGTCGACGCCGCCGTGGCGTCGGAGGCCAACGACGTCGACACCCTGCTGGCCGCCAAGATCGGCGACCAGACGGTCGAGGAGGCCATCGGCGCGCTGTCCGCCAAGATCGGCGAGAAGCTGGTGCTGCGCCGGGCCGCCTACTTCGGCGGAACCGTCGAGCCCTACCTGCACAAGCGTGCCGCGGACCTGCCGCCGGCCGTCGGCGTGCTGGTCGAGTACACCGGTGACGACAGCGATGCCGCGCACGCCGCCGCGCTGCAGATCGCCGCGCTCAAGGCCCGCTACCTCACCCGCGACGACGTCCCGGAGGACGTGGTGGCCAACGAGCGCCGCATCGCCGAGGAGACCGCCAAGGCCGAGGGCAAGCCCGAAGCCGCGCTGCCCAAGATCACCGAGGGCCGGGTCAACGGCTTCTTCAAGGACGTCGTGCTGCTGGATCAGCCGTCGGTGTCCGACAACAAGAAGACCGTCAAGAACCTGCTCGACGACGCCGGGGTGACCGTCACCCGCTTCGTCCGCTTCGAGGTCGGCCAGCAATAA
- a CDS encoding amidase: MPRVHSFTDDALADLDAVGLVRALQAKQVSAAELAEAAIARTEAVNPALNGLAYQAYDRARATEAGHGYFAGLPSFIKDTTDVAGMPTMKGTDAWTPTPIAQDGKFTAVFGTLGFTLLGKTRLSEFGFSCTCEHPRLGPVRNPWDTDRTAGASSSGAGAFVAAGVTPIAHANDGGGSIRIPASCNGLVGLKPTRGRLPAESEYRQLPINIVADGVVTRSVRDTAAFYREAERVWRHPKLPPIGDITGPGKRRLTIGVTTESLRRDSASGVRAATEETAALLEELGHRVEWVNRPPAPESFPDDFLLYWAFCSMATVRSGKRLFGPSFDKSKLDNLTMGLDRHAVRNLHRLPAAIARLAATRRRMAKFTGRFDVLLTPTVADEPLPVGAIDPMDDYPNIVDKLVDWVAFTPLHNVTGDPAISLPLARSESGLPIGMMFAAPLGSDATLLELAYELEDARPFARIQD, translated from the coding sequence ATGCCACGGGTTCACAGTTTCACCGACGACGCCCTCGCAGACCTCGACGCCGTCGGGCTGGTGCGGGCGCTGCAGGCCAAACAGGTGTCGGCCGCCGAACTCGCCGAAGCCGCGATCGCCCGCACCGAGGCCGTCAACCCGGCGCTGAACGGGCTGGCGTATCAGGCCTACGACCGGGCCCGAGCCACCGAAGCGGGCCACGGTTACTTTGCCGGCCTGCCGTCGTTCATCAAGGACACCACCGACGTCGCGGGCATGCCGACCATGAAGGGCACCGACGCCTGGACCCCGACGCCGATCGCCCAGGACGGCAAGTTCACCGCCGTCTTCGGCACCCTTGGCTTCACCCTGCTCGGCAAGACCCGGCTCTCGGAATTCGGGTTCAGCTGCACCTGCGAACACCCCCGGCTCGGGCCGGTCCGCAACCCGTGGGACACCGACCGCACCGCGGGCGCGTCATCGTCGGGCGCCGGCGCGTTCGTCGCCGCCGGAGTCACCCCCATCGCGCACGCCAACGACGGCGGCGGCTCGATCCGCATCCCGGCGTCCTGCAACGGGCTGGTCGGCCTCAAACCCACCCGCGGTCGGCTGCCGGCGGAGAGCGAATACCGCCAGCTGCCGATCAACATCGTCGCCGACGGCGTGGTGACCCGCAGCGTCCGCGACACCGCCGCCTTCTACCGGGAGGCCGAGCGGGTGTGGCGGCACCCGAAACTGCCGCCGATCGGCGACATCACCGGGCCGGGGAAGCGTCGGCTGACCATCGGCGTCACCACCGAATCCCTCAGACGCGACAGCGCGTCCGGCGTGCGGGCCGCCACCGAAGAGACCGCCGCGCTGCTGGAGGAGCTCGGCCACCGGGTGGAATGGGTCAACCGGCCGCCCGCCCCGGAATCCTTCCCCGACGATTTCCTGCTGTACTGGGCGTTCTGCTCGATGGCGACGGTGCGCAGCGGCAAACGGCTGTTCGGGCCGTCGTTCGACAAGTCCAAACTGGACAACCTGACCATGGGCCTGGACCGGCACGCGGTCCGCAACCTGCACCGGTTGCCCGCCGCCATCGCCCGGCTGGCCGCCACCCGGCGCCGGATGGCGAAGTTCACCGGGCGCTTCGACGTGCTGCTCACTCCGACCGTCGCCGACGAGCCGCTGCCGGTGGGCGCCATCGACCCGATGGACGACTACCCGAACATCGTCGACAAGCTGGTCGACTGGGTGGCGTTCACCCCGTTGCACAATGTGACGGGGGACCCGGCGATCTCGCTGCCGCTGGCCCGTTCCGAGTCCGGGCTGCCGATCGGGATGATGTTCGCCGCGCCGCTCGGCTCCGACGCCACGCTGCTGGAACTGGCCTACGAGCTGGAGGACGCCCGGCCGTTCGCCCGTATCCAGGACTGA